The sequence ATTCCTAATATATATCAGAGGCTTCGGTGTGTCATTCGGGGACTTCTCCGTCTTTGGGCCTGAAATGCACTGTCTGGATTGGTCCGACGTATTGTTTAAGAAAGGGAAGGCCGAGAACACCTGGCGATCCGGGTGCTGCGCAAGCTGAACTTAACCGAGGTCATCGGCGCCCTGACCGACCTGTTCATCCTGCGAGGACCCCAAAATATGTGCGAAGCGACAGCGGGTCTGAGTTCGCCGCTCAGGCGGTGCGGGATTGGATCGCGGCCGCCGGCGCCAAGACGGCCTGCATTGAACCAGGAAGTCCTTGGGAGAACGGCTATGTTGAGAGCTTTAACGCCCGGTTCCGCGACGAGTTGCTGAACCGTGAAATCTTCTACTCACTGCTTGAAGCACAGATCATCATCAAAGGCCGGAGAAAACACGACAATACCAAACGGCCCTCCCAGTGCCTTGGGCTGCCGACCATCGGCTCCGGAAGCCATCGTCTTGATGGACCACAGGCCTATCATGCACCAACTTTCAATTTGGACCACTTAAGAGATGCTGCTCATTGTCAGGCTCCCGGCAAATGCAATCATGCCGGTTTTTACATGCCCAACTCTGCGGCTTTCCACATAAACCTGAAATCACGGTGGCCGGATCTTGCACAGCTGCGCCAGCCATTACAAAACAACAGGTTGCGCCCACAGCGTTTTCCTCCCCAACTCAGCGGCCGGCAGGGACTTTGGTCGAATACCGCGGCTTCTGCCGATGGGTTAAGCCTTTAGGCAGCACCGGATCGAGTGCCTGCAATCGAAGGTGCATGGCTGCCAGTTCCGCTGCATTTCTTGGATCAATTCTTGGGAGGAATGGAATGAACATCCACACGAAAGGGCTGGCCAATTCGGCACTGGACACTGCGCATCTGGGCGTCGAATTTCCGTTCAAGCCCCGCTATGGCAACTTTATCAATGGCGAATTCATTGAGCCCCGCTCGGGCCTGTATTTCGAGAATACAACCCCGATCACCGGCGATGTGATTTGCGAAATCGCCCGCTCAAACGCCGAGGATGTCGAGGCGGCCCTGGATGCCGCCCATGCGGCGTTTCCGTCCTGGGGCAGGACCTCGACCACCGAGCGCGCCAACATGCTGCTGAAGATCGCCGATATCATGGAGGCGAACACCCAGCTTCTGGCCGCGGCGGAGACGCTGGACAACGGCAAGCCGATCCGCGAGTCGATCGCCGCCGACCTGGCGCTGTGTGTCGATCACTGGCGCTATTTCGCGGGCTGCATCCGCGCCGAGGAAGGCCATATCTCCGAAATCGACGCGGACACCTATGCCTACCACACCCCGGAACCGCTGGGCGTGGTGGGGCAGATCATCCCGTGGAACTTCCCGCTGCTGATGGCGGTATGGAAGCTGGCGCCGGCGCTGGCGGCGGGCAACTGTGTGGTGCTGAAACCGGCGGAGCAGACCCCGGCCTCGATCATGGTGCTGGCGGAGCTGATCGCCGACGTGCTGCCGGCGGGTGTCTTGAACATCGTCAATGGTTTCGGGCTGGAGGCGGGCAAGCCTCTGGCGTCGTCCAGCCGGATCGCCAAGATCGCCTTTACCGGCGAGACTACCACCGGGCGGTTGATCATGCAGTATGCCAGCCAGAACCTGATCCCGGTGACGCTGGAACTGGGCGGCAAGTCGCCGAACATCTTCTTTAAGGATGTGATGGCCGCCGATGACGCCTATTTCGACAAATGCCTGGAAGGCTTCACCATGTTTGCCCTGAACCAGGGCGAGGTCTGCACCTGCCCCAGCCGGGCGCTGATCCAGGAGTCGATCTACGACGACTTCATGGGCCGGGCCATCGAACGGGTGAAGGCGGTGAAGCAGGGCAACCCGCTGTCGATGGACACGATGATCGGCGCCCAAGCCTCGACCGAGCAGAAGGAGAAGATCGCCTCCTACCTGCAGCTGGGCAAGGATGAGGGCGCTGAGCTGCTGACCGGCGGCAATGTCTCCTCCCTGGAGGGGCTGGAGGGCGGCAACTACATCGAGCCGACCGTGTTCAAGGGACACAACAAGATGCGGATCTTCCAGGAGGAAATCTTCGGGCCGGTGCTGTCCGTCACCACCTTTAAGGACGACGCCGAGGCGCTGGAAATCGCCAATGACACGCTTTACGGCCTGGGCGCCGGGGTGTGGACCCGCGACACCAACCGCGCCTTCCGCTTTGGCCGCGGCATTCAGGCAGGCCGGGTCTGGACCAACTGCTATCATGCCTATCCGGCGCACGCGGCCTTCGGCGGCTACAAGCAGTCGGGCATCGGCCGGGAGAACCACAAGATGATGCTGGATCACTACCGCCAGACCAAGAACCTGCTGGTGAGCTACAGCCCCAACGCGCTGGGGTTCTTCTAAGCAACCGCGTGACGGGCGGTCCCGGAATTCCGGGACCGTTTGCTTTTCCATTCAGCCTGGGGAGAGTGCAATGACCGGAACAACCGGCATGACCGTGACAGCAACAGAGGCGGCGCTGGACCTGATCGGCGAACTGAAGTCGCGGTTCGGGGCGGATCTGCTGTTTCACCAGTCCGGCGGCTGCTGCGACGGGTCCGCGCCGATGTGCTTTCAGCAGGGCGATTACATCATCGGCGGCAGTGATGTGCTGGTTGGGGAGATCGGCGGGGTGCCGTTTTACATGAATGCCGATCAGCATGCGCGCTGGCAGCACACCAGCCTGGTGATCGACGCCATCGACGGCATTGGCGGAATGTTCTCGCTGGAAAACGGCAGCGGCAAGCGGTTTCTGACCCGCTCGGACGTCTGCCAGCGCTGAGGCGCACCGCGCCTTGCTCAGGTCAGCGCGCGCCCAAGGAAGCCGCGCAGCTCGCCGGTGTCAATCGGCTTGTGCAGCAGCACCGCGTTCAGCCTTGCGCAGGCTGCCGCCAGGTCCGGTGAGCGGTTGGCGGTTACCAGGCAGGCAGGTACTTGGCCGTGTTGCGCCCGGAGCGCAGCAATTGCATCGGTTCCCAGCGCGCCGTCGTCCAGCTGGTAATCGGCGATGATTGCGTCCGGGCCGATGTCGATTTCCTGCAGAAGCGAACTTGCTTCGGCGCAGCTGGCGCAGGGCAGCACGTTCAGCCCCCAGCCGTCGAGCGTGTTCTCCAGCGCCGCCCTGAGGCCGGCATCGTTTTCGATCAGCACCACAATCCGGTTTTTGAACGGCACCGCGGCGCCGTTACCGGGGGCGGGCAGCGGCGACGGCGCGCGCGCTGCGGTGCTCAGCGGCAGCTCCACCGAAAAGCAGGTGCCGCGCCCGACCTCTGAGGTGAGGTTCAGCGGATGTTTCAGCAGCCGACAGGCCCGCTCAACAATGGCGAGGCCCAGCCCCATGCCGTCCGACGGGCTGGCCTTGGCGTTAAGCCGCTGAAACTCCTGAAATACCCTGTCCTGATGCTCCGTCGGGATGCCAGGGCCGGTGTCACGGACTTCCAGCAGCACCCGGCTGCGGCGTTGCCGCACCCCGATCAGAACCTTACCGCTATCAGTGTAGCGCACCGCGTTGGAGGCGAGATTCTGCAGGATGCGGCGGAGGTAAGCGGCGTCGCTTTCCACCACCGCGCCGCTGCGCACGACCCGGAATTCCAGCCCTTTGAGCCGGGCAACCGGTTCCAGCTCGTCCTTCAGCTGGTCCAGCATGCCGCTCAGGCTGATGGCGGTCCGGTCAATCGCAGCCAGGCCGGAGTCGAGCTTGGAGATGTCCAGAAGGGCGCCGAGGATACGCTCGACCGCGACAAGCGCGTTGCCGGCCTTGGCCGCCCGGTCCCTGAAGCCCGGATCCTGGAGATCATCCTCCAGCGAGCCGACATAAAGCTTGGCGGCGGACAGCGGTTGCAGCAGGTCGTGGCTGGCGGCGGCGACAAACCGCGATTTGGAGGCATTGGCGCGCTCCGCCTCCGACAGCGCGTCCTCCAGCTCCAGCGTCCGTTCGGC is a genomic window of Leisingera caerulea DSM 24564 containing:
- the adh gene encoding aldehyde dehydrogenase, with translation MNIHTKGLANSALDTAHLGVEFPFKPRYGNFINGEFIEPRSGLYFENTTPITGDVICEIARSNAEDVEAALDAAHAAFPSWGRTSTTERANMLLKIADIMEANTQLLAAAETLDNGKPIRESIAADLALCVDHWRYFAGCIRAEEGHISEIDADTYAYHTPEPLGVVGQIIPWNFPLLMAVWKLAPALAAGNCVVLKPAEQTPASIMVLAELIADVLPAGVLNIVNGFGLEAGKPLASSSRIAKIAFTGETTTGRLIMQYASQNLIPVTLELGGKSPNIFFKDVMAADDAYFDKCLEGFTMFALNQGEVCTCPSRALIQESIYDDFMGRAIERVKAVKQGNPLSMDTMIGAQASTEQKEKIASYLQLGKDEGAELLTGGNVSSLEGLEGGNYIEPTVFKGHNKMRIFQEEIFGPVLSVTTFKDDAEALEIANDTLYGLGAGVWTRDTNRAFRFGRGIQAGRVWTNCYHAYPAHAAFGGYKQSGIGRENHKMMLDHYRQTKNLLVSYSPNALGFF
- a CDS encoding DUF779 domain-containing protein codes for the protein MTGTTGMTVTATEAALDLIGELKSRFGADLLFHQSGGCCDGSAPMCFQQGDYIIGGSDVLVGEIGGVPFYMNADQHARWQHTSLVIDAIDGIGGMFSLENGSGKRFLTRSDVCQR
- a CDS encoding hybrid sensor histidine kinase/response regulator, which encodes MVHELIDPSDPPERQNQKLLKIVETLMRRAEQSSDASGEAYAQFQRAVMLEEEVRVRTRELEHALDLLNESNARLALANAETEAARANLANAIETVQEGFALFDAQDVLVMCNTRFGKHLADIYHLLRPGLEFADYVNLVATSAHLALPEGETAAGWEAYRIARHKDDHAVFNVMMAGNSWLQVSEHRTSDGGTVILQTDITDMMRLERQERERLLDDQSRVIKATLEHLDQGVCIFDAQNRLVGWNRRAGELLSMPAGKFQLGMFFATLYRQAAGSIRILGGTRLEEIEAWVASSAKRAPLSFEIGMGRDRILAVFAQQMPDKGFVISFTDVTAERAAVRTISQVNETLEQRVAERTLELEDALSEAERANASKSRFVAAASHDLLQPLSAAKLYVGSLEDDLQDPGFRDRAAKAGNALVAVERILGALLDISKLDSGLAAIDRTAISLSGMLDQLKDELEPVARLKGLEFRVVRSGAVVESDAAYLRRILQNLASNAVRYTDSGKVLIGVRQRRSRVLLEVRDTGPGIPTEHQDRVFQEFQRLNAKASPSDGMGLGLAIVERACRLLKHPLNLTSEVGRGTCFSVELPLSTAARAPSPLPAPGNGAAVPFKNRIVVLIENDAGLRAALENTLDGWGLNVLPCASCAEASSLLQEIDIGPDAIIADYQLDDGALGTDAIAALRAQHGQVPACLVTANRSPDLAAACARLNAVLLHKPIDTGELRGFLGRALT